Below is a window of Cytobacillus firmus DNA.
ACAAGGGCTACATCTTTATGGCCTTTTTCAATAAATGACTTTGTGACATCAAATGCTGCCTGTTCATAATTAATATTGACTGATGGAATTTTGCCCGTTTCTTCAATAGAACCGGCCAGTACGATCGGAACCGGAGACTTTTCAAACTCTTCTACAAGCTCGGACGTAATGTTGCCGCCCATGAAGACTATTCCATCCACCTGTTTCCCGAGCATAGTATTAAGCAAATGCAGCTCTTTTTCGATATTCTGGTCGGAGTTGCTGAGAATGATGTTGTATTTATACATTGTCGCAATATCTTCTATGCCCCTTGCCAGTTCTGCAAAAAAGGTGCTGGAAATGTCGGGAATGATCACACCGACTGTAGTGGTTTTTTTGCTTGCCAATCCTCTTGCAACCGCGTTCGGGCGGTATCCAAGCCGGTCAATTACTTCCATTACTTTTTTTCTTGTTGCGGGTTTAACATTCGGGTTGCCATTTACAACACGAGAAACCGTTGCCATTGAAACATTCGCTTCTCTCGCCACATCATATATTGTTACATTCATTACTGACACTCCTTTTTTGAATAGCGGTCACTTCTATTACTTTATATTTTACAGCAACACGACATAACCTACTCATTTTTTATCCTAATTTGTGAGCAGTTACACATGAACAATTATGTATTTAATCATACGACAGTCCAGGAATTGCCGCAATGTCAAGGCTTATATTTCTGAAAAAAACTTAAAACTTCACTTTACAAGCGAAAAAAAGAGCCCTCTGCATGAGCAGAAGGCTCTCCGTATATTGAATAGTTCCGTTGATGCCGAATCAGAATGCGCGAACGGCTCTTATTCGATGATCACACTTTCAGCAATGCTGAAGATTTCAGTTCAGACATAAAATGGTCAAATTGATTTAAGTCCATTTGCTGTGCTGAATCTGAAAGGGCAACAGCCGGGTCAGGATGAACTTCTGCCATTACGCCATCTGCGCCGATTGCCAGCGCTGCTTTTGCTGCCGGAAGAAGCAAATCTCTGCGGCCTGTTGAATGTGTAACGTCAACTAGTACAGGCAAATGTGTTTCCTGCTTAAGGATTGGCACTGCTGATATATCCAGTGTATTGCGTGTTGCCCGTTCGTAGGTGCGGATTCCCCGCTCACACAGGATGATCTGTCCATTTCCCTGGGACATGATGTATTCTGCAGCATTAATGAATTCTTCAATTGTAGCTGCAATTCCGCGCTTTAAAAGAACTGGCTTATTTACAGCACCCGCTGCTTTTAATAGCTCGAAGTTTTGCATGTTTCTTGCACCGATTTGAATGACATCAATATAATTTACAGCTGTTTCAATATCATTAGGGCTTACAATTTCAGAAATAACTGCCAGATCGTATTCATCTGCCACTCTTTTTAAAATTTTCAGGCCTTCAAGGCCAAGACCCTGAAAATCATATGGCGAAGTTCTTGGTTTATATGCTCCTCCGCGAAGAAGTTTAAGCCCTTTCGCTTTTACAGCTTCAGCAACAGTTGCTACCTGCTCATATGATTCAACTGCACACGGGCCAAAAACAAGATGAGGATTGCCATCTCCTACTTTTTCACCTTTCAAGTCCACAATTGTGTTTTCAGGCTTCTTTTTGCGTGAAACTAGAAGCGCTTTTCTATGATCATCTTTTTGAAGTTCTAGACCTGCTTTAAATATTTCCTTGAACATATGCTCAATTGTTGAATTTTCAAAAGGACCGTCATTATGCTCTTTTATCAAATCCAGCATTTTGCGTTCCCGGACAGGATCATAACGATAAACCCCTTGTGTTTCCTTTACTCTTCCGATTTCTTGAACAAGTTCAGCTCTTTCATTGATCAAAGATAAAAGCTGAAGATTCAGCTCATCCACTCGATCACGAAGTTTATCTAGTTCATTATTGCTCATTTCCTGTCCCTTCCTTTCGAATCTCAATTTAAGCCGTGCTGGTTTCAGGATGCATGTACATAGCCCGCAACTAAATCGCAACGAGTTAAGCATTTCCATCTTTTTCTTTTACGGCCCATGGATATGTGATACATTTTTTATAATTAGGGTTATTATATATGAATTATTCAGACATGTCACGAAAAATTTCTTTATTAATTAAACGCTTTTAAGTAGTAAAGCGATCTAAAGGCATAAATAAGCATTCTAAGACAATTAAAAAGAAGGTGTATTGCTTTGGACGAACAAAAAAAGCTTTTTGCACTGGATATCGGCACTCGCACGGTTGTCGGAATTATTCTGGAAGAAGAAGGCGGCCAATACCATGTGAAAGACATCGTGATTAGGGAGCATGCAGAGAGGGCCATGCTCGACGGCCAGATCCATGATGTTCCGGCTGTTTCAAAAATTATAGCAGAAATCAGGGATGATCTTGAAGTGAAACACGGCCCATTAAATAAAGTTTGTGTAGCAGCGGCAGGCAGGGCTTTAAAAACGGAAAGATCTAAAACTTCCATCACCATTAAAGGAAAACCCATGATGAAAAAGCAGGATATACTTCACCTTGAATTAAGTGCGGTTCAGCAGGCGCAGGCAATCGCTGCAGAAAAGCAGGCAGCTGAAAAAAGCTATTATTACTATTGTGTTGGATATTCGGTTTTATACTACCGTCTTGATGGTGAAGAAATCGGAAGCCTGATTGATCAGCAGGGGGATGAGGCATCTGTCGAAATCATTGCTACCTTCCTGCCCAAAGTTGTAGTAGAGTCACTTATCTCAGCTCTTCAAAGAGCTTGCCTGGAAATGGAAGCTTTAACACTGGAGCCAATCGCAGCTATTAATGTCCTTATCCCGCCTTCAATGAGAAGGCTGAATGTGGCACTTGTTGATATTGGTGCCGGAACATCCGATATTGCCATAACAGATCTGGGCACAGTTACTGCTTTTGGAATGGTGCCTGTAGCAGGCGACGAGATCACCGAAGCCATCAGTGACCAGCTTCTGCTGGACTTCCCTCTAGCCGAAAAGGCAAAAAGAGACTTGCACGAATCCGATACGATTACTGTCACGGATATTCTCGGCTTCCAATCAGAAATCAGCAGGGAGGAGACAATTGAAAAAATCTCTCCAGCACTTGTACGTTTGACAAATTCCATCTGCGAGGAAATATTGCGGCTGAACAACAGGCCGCCAAAAGCCGTCATGCTGGCAGGCGGAGGGAGCTTAACACCCGGACTTCCTGAAAGGATAGCGAACAGATTAGGCCTTCCGGCAAACAGAGTTGCCATTAGGGGGATTGATGCTATCGGCGGCCTGAATTTACCGGATAACACAGACCGAGGCCCTGAGTTAGTCACCCCAATAGGAATCGCAATTGCCGCTAAAAAAGCCCCGGTCCAATATTGTACTGTTTACGTCAACGATCAGCCTGTCCGGCTATTTGATGTTAAAAAACTGACAGTCGGGGATTGTCTGCTGGCAGCAGGCATTAAAATGAATAGGCTTTACGGGAAGCCCGGACTTGCTATGATTATCAATTTAAATGGGCAAAACATTACGATCCCTGGAAGCCATGGAGAAGCTCCTGTCATTACACGCAACAGCCTCCCAAGTGGTTTAGATGAAGAAATCAAATCAGGGGATATCATAACCGTTTCAAAAGGGCGTGACGGATTGCCTGCTGAAGTTTGCATAAAGGATTTAATAGATGAAGTCCCGGAAAAGTCTATCACTATTAACGGAAAACAGTATACAATCCATCCTGCCATTACCTGTAATGAAAAAGTTGTCCCGCTAGAGCAGACTCTTGCTGATCGGGATAAAGTGGAGTGCAGGGTATCGGAAACAGCTGAAGAAATCTTAACCATTTTAAGTCTAAATAATTTATTAAACGAGCTTAAGCCTTTTCGAATCAGCATTAACGAAAAAGAGACTTTTCTGCCGCGCCATTCCGGAAAGCTTTATAAAAACGGCCTTGAGGCTAATTGTCACAGCATAGTAGAGGATGGTGACAATCTTCGCATTGAAAAAGGAAACACTCTGACCGTAAAGGAATTAGCAGATATTAAGCAGCTGGCACTTCAGGAGAGTATCCCTGTCATTTTTAACAGCAAGAAAATAGAGCTGTCCAGGGGAATACTCGAATTTCAGAGAGAAGGAGCTGTACTCACCGAAGATGACGTAATTTCTGCTGGAGATGCGATAACAATTATGAAAAAACCAAGATCCCCCTTTATTTTTCAGGATATATTCAGCCATGTTAATGTCGATATGCCTGCTTCCTCTTCCGGAGGCTTCATCCTTTTGAAAAATGGGAAAAAAACATCCTTTCATGAATCTGTAGAGCCTGGTGATCACCTTAAAATTGTGTGGCCTTCCATAAATAATAAACAGCATTCAACTATTAAATATAGCTAGAAATTAAAAACCCATCCGATTGGATGGGTTTTATCTGTTTTCCTTTACAGCATTCAAAAGGGAGTCATATGTAATCTTCCAATGTGATGCATGCCATACCACATCTCCATTATTAAACAGAATTGCCTGTGGCGACTCATGTTTAATATGAAAAGCTTCTGCAATGTGATTGGACAAAGGGCGATCATCCTGAACAACCAGGTAATAAGTATTTACATCTTTATGCTCTTTTACAAAGCTTTCATATTCTTCATAAGCTGCACCGCTCACAGGGCATGTGGAACTATGTTTTAAAACCAGCAGCTGCTCTCCTGACTCTACCGCTTGATCGAATGCTTCATGACTATCAAATTTTTTCATTTTTCTCTCCTCCTAAAATTAAACAACGGTGAAGTTATCGTACCACTTCACCGTTGTTTAAACAAATAGTTTAGTTATACTTTTGCTCGGTTTCGTCAAAAGCTTTTTTCGTTTCTTCCAGCTTCATTTGGATTTCTGCATCATTGACTGGCGCGTTTCCTTCAGCCTGGAATGTTTCGTCAATGATAGCTGCTCCCTCTTCTTCAGCTGTTCCGTTTGAAGGAGCTTGTCCATTTTGATAGTCTTTTAAGTTTTTCACTTTATTTACAAGCTCATTGGATTGCTTGGTCACTGTTTGAGTTAACACATTTGTTTTCTCTTTAGCAGCATTAGCCAGTTCAGTTCCTTTTGTCATAGCTGTTTCGCGGTACTGTCCTGATTTTTCTTTTAAGATGGCCGCTTTTTCGCTTAAATCACTTTGAAGCTCTTTTCCTGATTTTGGAGCCAGGAACAAAGCTGTAGCTGCGCCAACCATTCCTCCTATAAGAGCACCAATCATAAAATCCTTCGTATTGATATTTTCCTCAGTTTTTACCTGGTTTGAATCAAATTGAGTACGGTCTTGGCTATTCATTCTCCTTTTTCCTCCTCTTATTCTAGTATCGTGCTCTTTCTCTCTGGCGTTCGGGCGGAAGCATTTGTTTCTCGCCGACATTGTACTGATAAGGGTCTTCTTTTCTCATTTTCCACTTATCCTTGATTTCAAGGAGAACATTGCTCCACTGAACCACCTGTGAGATTTTATCTTTATTCTGTTCAAGCTGTGTGTTAACAGAAGATGTGATTTTCTGAATGGATCCATTAAATTTGCGGACAGAGTCACCAACTTCTTTTACCGCAGTTACGACACTGTTCAGATTTTCAGACTTCTGCTGAATATCTGTTGCCAGTGAATTTGTTTTGTGCAGAAGGACTGTAGTTTCCTTCGTAACACCGTCTAATTGCCTTTCAAGGCCTGCTAATGTGTGTGAAACGTTATCTAATGTACCTTGCAAGGATTTTAATGTTTTTGCCAAATAAATGACCAAAACAAGGAATGCAATAGCAATGACTGCTACACTTAAGTATAAAATTATTTCCAATTCCTACACCTCCGGTTGTCTGTATACTAACTTTTTACCCAGATGCACTGCCTCTAAACCAGGAGTACATTAATAGATTCAACTTATAACGTCCAAATTCCTTCTCATTCGGGTATTTTCATCAGTTAAAGTAAATATTAGCATAATTGGAAAAGGTTAAACAAAACCATTCATTTCGGTTACAATAAGAGTTGTCGGAGAAATAAATTTTGATGGAGGTATATATGCATGAAAGATCCCCGTATTGAAAAACTCGCCAAAAATTTGATTAACTATTCAGTCCGTCTCCAGAAAGGCGAGAAAATCCTTATTGAAAATTTTGGACTGCAGAAGGAATTGGTGACGGCTCTGGTTAAGGAAGCATACGATGCTGGAGGATACCCATTTGTTTCCTTAAAAGATCATCAGGTGGATCGTTCCCTGCTTTTAGGAGCACAAGAAGAGCAATTCAATATGATGGCTGAATTTGAAGCAAATGTTATGAGCAAAATGGATGCATACATAGGACTTCGCTCCGGAGATAACATCAACGAGCAGGCTGATGTGCCGGATGATAAAATGAAAATCCATGGTTCAACAATTGGACAGAAAGTACATAGAGAAATTCGCGTGCCAAAAACGAAGTGGGTAGTCCTGCGCTATCCAAATGCTTCCATGGCTCAGCTTGCTAAAATGAGCACAGAGGCATTTGAAGATTTCTACTTTGATGTCTGCAATTTGGATTACGGCAAGATGGATAAAGCAATGGACAGCCTTGTAGAATTAATGAATAAGACCGATAAAGTCCGGATCACCGGCCCTGGTACAGATCTGTCCTTCTCGATTAAGGATATTCCTGCAATCAAATGTTCCGGTCAGATGAATATTCCTGATGGAGAGGTTTATACTGCCCCTGTACGTGAGTCTGTGAACGGCGTTATCACTTACAACACACCATCTCCATACCATGGTTTTACATTCGAAAATGTCAAGCTGACATTTAAAGACGGTAAAATTGTTGAAGCGGAAGCCAATGACAGTGAACGCATCAATAAAATCTTTGATACGGATGAAGGTGCACGCTTTATTGGTGAATTCGCCATCGGAGTTAATCCATACATTCTTCATCCGATGCAGGATATTCTGTTCGATGAAAAAATCGACGGAAGCTTCCACTTTACACCCGGACAGTGCTATGACGAAGCGTATAATGGCAATAAATCAAATATCCACTGGGATATGGTCAACATCCAGCGCCCTGACTATGGCGGCGGTGAGATCTACTTTGATGATGTATTAATCCGTAAAGACGGGCGATTCGTCATTGCTGAACTGGAAGCGTTAAATCCAGAGAACTTAAAATAGGGTCACGAGTCTATGTAAAAAAGGATGCTTCCTGAGCGGAGCATCCTTTTTATAAATTATATTTGGTTTTCGTATGCCTGCTGGAATTTTTGGATATCTCCGGCACCCATAAACATAATTACACTTTCCTCATGATTTCTTAGGATAGCTGTTTCTTCCTCATTTAAAATTTGTGCATTAGGAATTTTATCCTTTAGATCATTGATCGTGAGCTTTCCATGGTTTTCCCGGGCAGAGCCAAAGATTTCACATAGATAAACCTTGTCAGCCAAATTGAGGCTTGATGCGAAATCCTCAAGAAATGCCTGAGTCCT
It encodes the following:
- the ccpA gene encoding catabolite control protein A; protein product: MNVTIYDVAREANVSMATVSRVVNGNPNVKPATRKKVMEVIDRLGYRPNAVARGLASKKTTTVGVIIPDISSTFFAELARGIEDIATMYKYNIILSNSDQNIEKELHLLNTMLGKQVDGIVFMGGNITSELVEEFEKSPVPIVLAGSIEETGKIPSVNINYEQAAFDVTKSFIEKGHKDVALVVGPLREPINQEKKLAGYKRALEEAEVSFRDELVVEGDYTYDSGIEAFEKLLEAEPRPTAIFAGSDEMALGIIHGAEDKGYDVPKDFEVISSDNTRLTLMVRPQLTSVVQPLYDIGAVAMRLLTKLMNKESVDEQIVVLPHRIEERSSTK
- a CDS encoding bifunctional 3-deoxy-7-phosphoheptulonate synthase/chorismate mutase yields the protein MSNNELDKLRDRVDELNLQLLSLINERAELVQEIGRVKETQGVYRYDPVRERKMLDLIKEHNDGPFENSTIEHMFKEIFKAGLELQKDDHRKALLVSRKKKPENTIVDLKGEKVGDGNPHLVFGPCAVESYEQVATVAEAVKAKGLKLLRGGAYKPRTSPYDFQGLGLEGLKILKRVADEYDLAVISEIVSPNDIETAVNYIDVIQIGARNMQNFELLKAAGAVNKPVLLKRGIAATIEEFINAAEYIMSQGNGQIILCERGIRTYERATRNTLDISAVPILKQETHLPVLVDVTHSTGRRDLLLPAAKAALAIGADGVMAEVHPDPAVALSDSAQQMDLNQFDHFMSELKSSALLKV
- a CDS encoding cell division FtsA domain-containing protein; the protein is MDEQKKLFALDIGTRTVVGIILEEEGGQYHVKDIVIREHAERAMLDGQIHDVPAVSKIIAEIRDDLEVKHGPLNKVCVAAAGRALKTERSKTSITIKGKPMMKKQDILHLELSAVQQAQAIAAEKQAAEKSYYYYCVGYSVLYYRLDGEEIGSLIDQQGDEASVEIIATFLPKVVVESLISALQRACLEMEALTLEPIAAINVLIPPSMRRLNVALVDIGAGTSDIAITDLGTVTAFGMVPVAGDEITEAISDQLLLDFPLAEKAKRDLHESDTITVTDILGFQSEISREETIEKISPALVRLTNSICEEILRLNNRPPKAVMLAGGGSLTPGLPERIANRLGLPANRVAIRGIDAIGGLNLPDNTDRGPELVTPIGIAIAAKKAPVQYCTVYVNDQPVRLFDVKKLTVGDCLLAAGIKMNRLYGKPGLAMIINLNGQNITIPGSHGEAPVITRNSLPSGLDEEIKSGDIITVSKGRDGLPAEVCIKDLIDEVPEKSITINGKQYTIHPAITCNEKVVPLEQTLADRDKVECRVSETAEEILTILSLNNLLNELKPFRISINEKETFLPRHSGKLYKNGLEANCHSIVEDGDNLRIEKGNTLTVKELADIKQLALQESIPVIFNSKKIELSRGILEFQREGAVLTEDDVISAGDAITIMKKPRSPFIFQDIFSHVNVDMPASSSGGFILLKNGKKTSFHESVEPGDHLKIVWPSINNKQHSTIKYS
- the ytxJ gene encoding bacillithiol system redox-active protein YtxJ, producing MKKFDSHEAFDQAVESGEQLLVLKHSSTCPVSGAAYEEYESFVKEHKDVNTYYLVVQDDRPLSNHIAEAFHIKHESPQAILFNNGDVVWHASHWKITYDSLLNAVKENR
- a CDS encoding YtxH domain-containing protein; the protein is MNSQDRTQFDSNQVKTEENINTKDFMIGALIGGMVGAATALFLAPKSGKELQSDLSEKAAILKEKSGQYRETAMTKGTELANAAKEKTNVLTQTVTKQSNELVNKVKNLKDYQNGQAPSNGTAEEEGAAIIDETFQAEGNAPVNDAEIQMKLEETKKAFDETEQKYN
- a CDS encoding DUF948 domain-containing protein — protein: MEIILYLSVAVIAIAFLVLVIYLAKTLKSLQGTLDNVSHTLAGLERQLDGVTKETTVLLHKTNSLATDIQQKSENLNSVVTAVKEVGDSVRKFNGSIQKITSSVNTQLEQNKDKISQVVQWSNVLLEIKDKWKMRKEDPYQYNVGEKQMLPPERQRERARY
- a CDS encoding aminopeptidase; translation: MKDPRIEKLAKNLINYSVRLQKGEKILIENFGLQKELVTALVKEAYDAGGYPFVSLKDHQVDRSLLLGAQEEQFNMMAEFEANVMSKMDAYIGLRSGDNINEQADVPDDKMKIHGSTIGQKVHREIRVPKTKWVVLRYPNASMAQLAKMSTEAFEDFYFDVCNLDYGKMDKAMDSLVELMNKTDKVRITGPGTDLSFSIKDIPAIKCSGQMNIPDGEVYTAPVRESVNGVITYNTPSPYHGFTFENVKLTFKDGKIVEAEANDSERINKIFDTDEGARFIGEFAIGVNPYILHPMQDILFDEKIDGSFHFTPGQCYDEAYNGNKSNIHWDMVNIQRPDYGGGEIYFDDVLIRKDGRFVIAELEALNPENLK